Proteins from a genomic interval of Physeter macrocephalus isolate SW-GA chromosome 21, ASM283717v5, whole genome shotgun sequence:
- the LOC102984436 gene encoding LOW QUALITY PROTEIN: ferritin light chain-like (The sequence of the model RefSeq protein was modified relative to this genomic sequence to represent the inferred CDS: substituted 1 base at 1 genomic stop codon), translating to MSSQIHQNYSIEVXATDNHLVNMHLRASYTYLSLGFYFDRDDVALEGVGHFFRELAKEKREGTERLLKRQNQHSGRALFQNLQKPSQDEWGKTQDAMEASINMKKNLNQALLDLHALGSARANPHFCNFLKSHFLDEEVKLIKKMGDHLTNFCRLAGPQAGLGEYLFERLTVKYD from the coding sequence ATGAGCTCCCAGATTCATCAGAATTATTCCATCGAGGTGTAGGCCACCGACAACCACCTGGTCAACATGCATCTGCGGGCCTCCTACACCTAcctctctctgggcttctatTTCGACCGCGATGATGTGGCTCTGGAGGGCGTGGGCCACTTTTTCCGCGAATTGGCCAAAGAGAAGCGTGAGGGCACCGAGCGTCtcttgaaaaggcaaaaccagCACAGCGGCCGCGCCCTCTTCCAGAATCTGCAGAAGCCATCTCAGGATGAGTGGGGTAAAACCCAGGATGCTATGGAAGCCTCCATTAACATGAAGAAGAACCTGAACCAGGCCCTTTTGGATCTGCATGCCCTGGGTTCTGCCCGCGCAAACCCCCATTTCTGCAACTTCCTGAAGAGCCACTTCCTAGATGAGGAGGTGAAACTCATCAAGAAGATGGGTGACCACCTGACCAACTTCTGCCGGCTTGCtggtccccaggctgggctgggcgagTATCTCTTCGAAAGGCTCACCGTCAAGTACGACTAG